In Hyphomicrobiales bacterium, a single window of DNA contains:
- a CDS encoding pyridoxal phosphate-dependent aminotransferase, which produces MRYSSTVSRLEHLGSAKWAIHIAGRMRAAKGDKLIFLSIGEPDLPPPTAIIDVADRQMRAGRLRYSAGRGDLSVREALARYYTRQTGRPINADQFLFLPGTQAALACTFTAIIEPGDEVLLLDPYYATYEAVVTAPGGVPVPVPLDPDRGFHPDIAAIEKAITSRTKAILLNSPSNPTGAVFTAAENRAIGEIARKHDLWLVSDEVYASMIHGNHVFHSPFFDKDLEERTIVVSSISKSHALPGFRCGWVAGSAEFCNHLLPVTETQLFGSQPFLEDATAFALDTHFDETDAMKKAYLARARVLMEGVKQAKGVTTHLPEGGMFLMLDVRGTGLSGEAFARRLLDEEDVVTMPGESFGARGAGHLRVALTVDEATMAEAARRISRLAGRL; this is translated from the coding sequence ATGCGTTATTCCTCGACTGTCTCCCGCCTGGAACACCTGGGCTCGGCCAAATGGGCCATTCACATTGCCGGGCGCATGCGCGCCGCCAAGGGTGACAAACTCATCTTCCTGTCCATCGGCGAACCCGACCTGCCGCCACCCACCGCAATCATCGACGTGGCCGACCGCCAGATGCGCGCAGGGCGCCTGCGCTACTCGGCAGGGCGCGGCGACCTTTCCGTGCGCGAGGCTCTCGCCCGCTACTACACCCGGCAGACGGGCCGTCCCATCAACGCCGACCAGTTCCTTTTCTTGCCGGGCACCCAGGCGGCACTCGCCTGCACCTTCACCGCCATCATTGAACCAGGCGATGAGGTGCTGCTGCTCGATCCCTACTACGCCACCTATGAAGCGGTGGTGACGGCCCCGGGCGGCGTGCCCGTGCCCGTGCCGCTGGACCCCGACCGCGGCTTCCATCCCGACATCGCCGCCATCGAAAAAGCCATAACATCAAGGACCAAGGCAATCCTGCTCAACTCGCCGTCGAACCCGACGGGGGCCGTGTTCACGGCGGCGGAGAACCGCGCCATCGGCGAAATCGCGCGCAAGCATGACCTGTGGCTGGTCTCCGACGAAGTCTATGCCTCGATGATCCACGGCAATCATGTCTTCCACTCGCCCTTCTTCGACAAGGACCTGGAGGAACGCACCATCGTCGTATCCTCGATCTCGAAATCCCATGCCCTGCCCGGCTTCCGCTGCGGCTGGGTGGCGGGCTCGGCGGAGTTCTGCAATCACCTCCTGCCCGTCACGGAAACGCAACTCTTCGGGTCGCAGCCCTTCCTCGAGGATGCCACGGCCTTTGCGCTCGACACGCATTTCGATGAAACCGATGCCATGAAGAAAGCCTACCTCGCCCGCGCCCGCGTGCTGATGGAAGGCGTGAAGCAGGCCAAGGGCGTCACGACCCACCTGCCCGAAGGCGGCATGTTCCTCATGCTTGATGTGCGCGGCACCGGATTGTCCGGCGAGGCCTTCGCCCGCCGCCTGCTCGACGAGGAAGACGTGGTGACGATGCCGGGCGAGAGTTTTGGCGCGCGCGGCGCAGGCCACCTCCGCGTCGCCCTCACCGTCGACGAAGCCACCATGGCAGAAGCCGCCCGCCGGATTTCGCGGCTGGCGGGGCGGCTGTAA
- a CDS encoding ATP phosphoribosyltransferase regulatory subunit yields MAGRSSAEREALARQNAAIMAVFERAGFDHIAPDIIQPADIFLERSGEDIRARTFVFSDPDGNELCLRPDLTVPACRYHLSHAADATAESRYCYLGTAFRFPDELLSPQEFNQAGIEWFGDRNPVQAEARVMKLAIAALEAAGLSGLKITMGDLGLFNALIDAMAMPERWRRRLKHQFWRPQAFRSLLDRFARPATQKRTAISSHVDAIAGQDAEAAVAARLAALDLPHVTDRGVAEIAVRLSEKLADRSEAPLDPAMVKLIEAYLAIEGSVTDVVAELAKLPSSPALDGARRWFEARIAALEDQGLNPRRFHFSANFGRELEYYTGLVFQIEVEARNAPLVVAGGGRYNDLLHDLGASTRVSAVGCAIHTERVKAVLS; encoded by the coding sequence ATGGCCGGGCGCTCATCCGCCGAACGCGAGGCGCTGGCCCGCCAGAACGCCGCCATCATGGCGGTGTTCGAACGTGCCGGTTTCGACCACATCGCGCCTGACATCATCCAGCCCGCCGACATCTTCCTTGAACGCTCGGGAGAAGACATCCGTGCACGGACGTTTGTCTTCAGCGATCCGGACGGTAACGAACTCTGCCTGCGGCCCGACCTCACCGTGCCGGCCTGCCGCTATCACCTCAGCCACGCGGCCGACGCCACGGCGGAGTCGCGCTACTGCTATCTCGGCACCGCCTTCCGCTTTCCCGATGAACTGCTGAGCCCCCAGGAATTCAACCAGGCGGGCATCGAATGGTTCGGCGACCGCAATCCCGTGCAGGCCGAAGCCCGCGTGATGAAGCTCGCCATTGCCGCCCTTGAAGCGGCGGGATTGTCGGGCCTCAAGATCACCATGGGCGACCTTGGCCTGTTCAACGCCCTCATTGATGCGATGGCGATGCCGGAGCGCTGGCGCCGCCGCCTCAAGCACCAGTTCTGGCGTCCGCAGGCTTTCCGCAGCCTGCTTGACCGCTTTGCCAGGCCCGCCACCCAGAAGCGCACCGCCATCTCGTCCCATGTCGATGCCATCGCCGGACAGGATGCCGAGGCCGCCGTGGCCGCGCGCCTTGCGGCCCTGGACCTCCCCCACGTCACCGACCGCGGCGTCGCCGAAATCGCCGTGCGCCTGTCCGAGAAGCTGGCCGACCGTTCGGAGGCACCCCTCGATCCCGCCATGGTCAAACTGATCGAGGCCTATCTCGCCATCGAAGGCAGCGTCACCGATGTGGTGGCGGAGCTGGCGAAACTTCCCTCCTCGCCCGCGCTGGATGGCGCGCGCCGCTGGTTTGAAGCCCGCATCGCCGCGCTCGAAGACCAAGGCCTCAATCCCCGCCGCTTCCACTTCAGCGCCAACTTCGGGCGCGAACTCGAATACTACACCGGCCTCGTCTTCCAGATCGAAGTGGAAGCCCGCAACGCGCCCCTCGTGGTGGCGGGCGGAGGCCGTTACAATGACCTCCTGCACGACCTTGGCGCATCAACGCGTGTCTCCGCCGTGGGCTGCGCCATCCACACCGAGCGGGTGAAGGCGGTGCTGTCATGA
- a CDS encoding ATP phosphoribosyltransferase, translating to MTVTPLTLGIPSKGRLMEATAELFAKAGLPIERIGNDRGYRGRLTGVDGIDVAFLSASEIAGQLRDGKIQLGVTGEDLLREKIPPTDESVDVAVRLGFGPANVVVAVPECWLDVAAMADLDEVAEQFYRAHGRRIRVATKYVHLTRRWFAAHGVTGYRIVDSSGATEGAPAAGMADIIVDITTTGSTLAANHLRILDDGVILESCAVLALKRELLPDPRVQVMLKALVKAL from the coding sequence ATGACGGTCACACCACTCACGCTGGGCATTCCCTCCAAGGGCCGCCTGATGGAGGCAACTGCGGAACTCTTCGCCAAGGCTGGCCTTCCGATCGAGCGCATCGGCAACGACCGCGGCTATCGCGGCCGTCTCACCGGTGTTGATGGCATCGACGTGGCCTTCCTTTCCGCCTCCGAGATCGCCGGACAATTGCGCGACGGCAAGATCCAGCTCGGTGTCACCGGCGAGGACCTGCTCCGCGAAAAAATTCCGCCCACGGATGAATCGGTTGACGTCGCCGTGCGGCTCGGCTTCGGCCCGGCGAATGTCGTCGTCGCCGTTCCGGAATGCTGGCTCGATGTGGCCGCCATGGCCGACCTCGACGAGGTGGCGGAGCAGTTCTATCGCGCCCATGGCCGGCGCATCCGCGTCGCCACCAAATACGTTCACCTGACCCGCAGGTGGTTTGCTGCCCATGGCGTGACAGGATACCGCATCGTGGACAGTTCCGGCGCCACGGAAGGCGCTCCCGCCGCCGGGATGGCCGACATCATTGTCGACATCACCACAACGGGGTCCACCCTCGCCGCCAACCACCTTCGCATCCTCGATGACGGGGTGATTTTGGAATCTTGTGCCGTCCTGGCCTTGAAAAGGGAACTTTTACCAGACCCTCGCGTTCAGGTGATGCTCAAGGCGCTGGTCAAAGCCCTTTGA
- a CDS encoding sodium-independent anion transporter yields the protein MQFPFTPKLVTQIREGYSAAYFRKDALAGLTVAIVALPLSMAIAIASHAPPQAGLFTAIIGGFLVSALGGSRFQIGGPAGAFIVLVASIIDAHGMAGLMLATMMAGAIMVVGALLRLGSLVRHVPHAVTVGFTAGIAVIIFASQIHDLFGLTLAAPEPGDLVHKLKALWQASPTANPWAIALAACTIAIIVAIRTWRPLWPSLLIAVVLASTAAWALQLPVETIGTRFGGIPSMLPFPSLPSFEGQSLLALLPSAISLAVLGSIESLLSAVVADGMTGRLHRSNAELVAQGVANILTPLFGGITVTGTIARTATNVKAGAHGPISGMMHALYVLLFMLLAAPLMSLIPLAALAGILALVAWNMVEKKEILKLVHWGPLLVLAVTFLVTIFRDLIEGIAAGIILSLLLNWLAPRRQS from the coding sequence ATGCAATTCCCCTTTACGCCGAAACTCGTGACGCAAATTCGCGAGGGCTATTCGGCCGCGTACTTCCGCAAGGATGCCCTCGCGGGTCTCACGGTGGCGATCGTGGCGCTGCCCCTTTCCATGGCCATCGCCATTGCCTCCCACGCCCCGCCACAGGCGGGATTGTTCACGGCCATCATCGGCGGCTTTCTCGTGTCTGCCCTGGGCGGAAGCCGCTTCCAGATTGGCGGTCCCGCCGGCGCGTTCATCGTGCTGGTCGCCTCCATCATCGATGCGCACGGCATGGCCGGCCTGATGCTCGCGACCATGATGGCGGGTGCCATCATGGTGGTGGGGGCACTCCTGCGCCTTGGCTCGCTGGTACGCCACGTCCCCCACGCCGTCACCGTCGGCTTCACGGCGGGCATCGCTGTCATCATCTTCGCCAGCCAGATTCACGATCTCTTCGGATTGACATTGGCCGCACCCGAACCCGGCGACCTCGTTCACAAGCTCAAGGCGCTGTGGCAAGCCAGCCCCACGGCCAACCCCTGGGCCATCGCCCTCGCGGCCTGCACCATTGCCATCATCGTCGCCATCCGCACCTGGCGTCCCCTCTGGCCGTCACTGCTGATCGCCGTCGTTTTGGCGTCAACGGCAGCCTGGGCACTGCAACTTCCCGTGGAGACGATTGGAACGCGCTTCGGCGGCATTCCCTCCATGCTGCCCTTCCCGTCGCTGCCCTCTTTTGAGGGCCAGAGCCTGCTGGCGCTGTTGCCCAGCGCCATCTCGCTCGCCGTGCTGGGAAGCATCGAAAGCCTGCTCTCCGCCGTCGTCGCCGACGGCATGACGGGACGCCTTCACCGCTCCAATGCCGAGCTTGTGGCGCAAGGGGTGGCCAACATCCTGACCCCATTGTTCGGCGGCATTACCGTCACCGGCACCATCGCGCGCACCGCCACCAACGTGAAGGCAGGCGCCCACGGCCCCATCTCCGGCATGATGCATGCGCTCTACGTGCTGCTCTTCATGCTGCTCGCGGCCCCGCTCATGAGCCTCATTCCCCTCGCGGCGCTGGCGGGCATTCTCGCACTGGTGGCGTGGAACATGGTGGAGAAGAAGGAGATCCTGAAGCTCGTCCACTGGGGCCCGCTGCTGGTGCTTGCTGTCACATTCCTCGTCACCATTTTCCGCGACCTGATTGAAGGCATTGCCGCCGGCATCATCCTCTCGCTGCTGCTCAACTGGCTGGCGCCGCGCCGTCAATCTTGA
- a CDS encoding lytic murein transglycosylase: MRALIASLAIAFSSSAALAATCGDTASGFEPFVAGVKKEAAAAGVSKRSIAVLDTVSYDMAIIKRDRAQNIFSDSFLAFQKKMISAGRLQRAKDKIVQNKALFDKVQKQYGVPPAVIAAFWALETDFGAVTGDYPTIQSLATLAWDCRRPEKFRPQLIASLQLLDRGDLTLAEFKGAWAGEIGQTQFMAYDYNESAVDYDGDGKRDLRNSVPDVLASTANLLRKHGWQPNQPWLQEVKVPADLPWKEADIAIQHPRSQWSEWGVTAVSGNPIKADGMKASLLLPMGRNGPAFLAYSNFTRAYLKWNESLVYSTTAAYLATRIAGAEPVHPGRATVNHPSYEQIVQLQTKLAKLGYDVGKIDGKIGKGTRYAVKDQQIKLSLPADSYPSQEVIAQILKSTHKGHIPASMLDDGSQASAPVKMQTAPVETVAEESPAVTAPVKPVKPAKPAKKKAIILPESADEGNSLY, translated from the coding sequence ATGCGCGCTCTCATTGCCAGCCTCGCCATCGCATTTTCGTCCTCTGCCGCCCTTGCGGCAACCTGCGGCGATACTGCCAGCGGCTTCGAACCCTTCGTCGCCGGCGTGAAGAAGGAAGCCGCCGCAGCGGGCGTCAGCAAGCGCTCTATCGCGGTCCTCGATACGGTGTCCTACGACATGGCGATCATCAAGCGCGACCGGGCCCAGAACATTTTCTCCGACAGCTTCCTCGCTTTCCAGAAGAAGATGATTTCCGCAGGCCGCCTGCAGCGCGCCAAGGACAAGATCGTCCAGAACAAGGCTCTCTTCGACAAGGTGCAGAAGCAATACGGCGTGCCACCTGCGGTCATCGCTGCCTTCTGGGCTCTGGAGACGGATTTCGGTGCCGTGACGGGAGACTACCCCACCATCCAGTCTCTGGCGACGCTGGCCTGGGACTGCCGCCGCCCGGAGAAATTCCGGCCCCAGCTCATCGCCTCGTTGCAGCTTCTCGACCGGGGTGACCTGACGCTTGCGGAATTCAAGGGCGCCTGGGCCGGCGAGATCGGCCAGACGCAGTTCATGGCCTATGACTACAACGAGAGTGCCGTTGATTATGACGGCGACGGCAAGCGCGACCTGCGCAACTCCGTGCCGGACGTGCTGGCCTCCACGGCCAACCTGTTGCGCAAGCATGGATGGCAGCCGAACCAGCCCTGGCTGCAGGAAGTGAAAGTGCCCGCCGACCTGCCCTGGAAGGAGGCGGATATCGCGATCCAGCATCCGCGCAGCCAGTGGTCGGAATGGGGTGTGACGGCGGTGAGCGGTAATCCCATCAAGGCGGATGGCATGAAGGCCTCCCTGCTATTGCCCATGGGCCGCAACGGTCCGGCTTTCCTGGCCTATTCCAACTTCACCCGCGCTTATCTGAAGTGGAACGAAAGCCTCGTCTACTCCACCACGGCCGCCTACCTCGCCACGCGCATTGCGGGCGCCGAACCGGTGCACCCGGGCCGGGCCACGGTCAACCATCCCTCCTACGAGCAGATCGTGCAGCTGCAGACCAAGCTCGCCAAGCTCGGCTATGACGTGGGCAAGATCGACGGCAAGATCGGCAAGGGCACGCGCTATGCCGTGAAGGACCAGCAGATCAAGCTCAGCTTGCCCGCCGATTCCTACCCCAGCCAGGAAGTGATCGCCCAGATCCTCAAGAGCACCCACAAGGGACACATCCCGGCCAGCATGCTGGACGATGGTAGCCAGGCCAGCGCGCCGGTCAAAATGCAGACCGCACCTGTTGAAACGGTCGCTGAGGAGTCCCCGGCGGTCACAGCTCCGGTAAAGCCAGTCAAACCGGCGAAGCCCGCAAAAAAGAAGGCCATCATCCTCCCGGAATCAGCGGATGAAGGAAATAGCCTATACTGA
- the cysD gene encoding sulfate adenylyltransferase subunit CysD: MAAPADSAGLSATPAASALIASPERLSHLERLEAESIHIIREVAAECEKPVMLYSIGKDSAVMLHLAMKAFYPAKPPFPLMHVDTRWKFRDMYDLRDKTAARLGMDLIVHVNPEGIEKDINPFDHGSALHTHIMKTEGLKQALDKYGFDAAFGGARRDEEKSRAKERIFSFRDSRHRWDPKNQRPELWNIYNARKNKGESIRVFPLSNWTELDIWQYIHRESIEIVPLYFAKERPIVWRDGQIIMVDDDRMRLQPGETPEMRKVRFRTLGCYPLTGGIDSDATTLLDIIEEMLVTTSSERQGRVIDKDASASMEKKKQEGYF; encoded by the coding sequence ATGGCGGCACCCGCGGATTCTGCCGGTTTGTCTGCCACACCGGCTGCGTCCGCGCTCATTGCCTCGCCCGAGCGCCTCAGCCACCTTGAGCGGTTGGAAGCGGAATCGATCCACATCATCCGCGAAGTGGCCGCCGAGTGCGAAAAGCCGGTGATGCTCTATTCGATCGGCAAGGACTCCGCCGTCATGCTGCATCTCGCCATGAAGGCCTTCTATCCTGCCAAGCCGCCCTTCCCGCTCATGCACGTGGATACGCGCTGGAAGTTCCGCGACATGTACGACCTCCGCGACAAGACCGCGGCCAGGCTGGGCATGGACCTGATCGTCCACGTGAACCCGGAAGGGATTGAAAAGGACATCAACCCCTTCGACCACGGCTCGGCCCTGCACACGCACATCATGAAGACGGAAGGCCTGAAGCAGGCACTCGACAAGTATGGCTTCGACGCCGCCTTCGGAGGCGCGCGCCGCGACGAGGAAAAGTCGCGCGCCAAGGAACGCATCTTCTCGTTCCGCGATTCGCGCCACCGCTGGGACCCGAAGAACCAGCGCCCGGAACTGTGGAACATCTACAACGCCCGCAAGAACAAGGGCGAATCGATCCGCGTCTTCCCGCTCTCCAACTGGACCGAGCTGGACATCTGGCAATACATCCACCGCGAGTCGATCGAGATCGTGCCGCTTTATTTCGCCAAGGAACGTCCCATCGTATGGCGCGACGGCCAGATCATCATGGTTGATGATGACCGCATGCGCCTGCAACCCGGCGAAACACCGGAGATGCGCAAGGTCCGCTTCCGCACCCTCGGCTGCTATCCTCTGACCGGCGGCATCGACAGCGATGCCACGACACTCCTCGACATCATCGAGGAGATGCTCGTCACCACATCCTCGGAACGCCAGGGCCGCGTCATCGACAAAGACGCCTCCGCCTCCATGGAAAAGAAGAAGCAGGAAGGTTACTTCTGA
- the cysN gene encoding sulfate adenylyltransferase subunit CysN, which yields MTAQTEKTRFIEYTGGDVEAYLQAQERKDMLRFITCGSVDDGKSTLIGRLLYESKMLFEDQLSALEADSKKLGTQGGNLDFALLVDGLAAEREQGITIDVAYRAFTTARRKFIVADTPGHEQYTRNMATGASTAELAIILIDARKGVLTQTRRHTYICTLLGIRKLVVCVNKMDLVNYSRETFETIEADYRAFAKSVGAGDITVIPASALAGDNIIERSARMPWYQGPTLMAHLETVPVGEDLRGRSFRMPVQWVSRPNQNFRGFAGTIAAGTVKPGDTLKVLPSGRQSTVTRIVTADGDLDTGIPDQAVTLTLADEIDVSRGDVLCAAGDPVEVSDQFEVQVLWMGDQEMLPGRPYLIKSGTRTVTGTLDKLKYKVNVNTMEHVAATKLSLNEIAVCALELDGPLAFAPYEDNRALGSFVIIDRFTNATVGMGLIHFALRRAANIHWQATDVNKLSRARLLKQKPAVLWFTGLSGAGKSTIANLVEKKLHADGHLTYLLDGDNVRHGLNRDLGFTDADRVENIRRVAEVARLMADAGLIVLVSFISPFRAERLMARERIGTEEFVEVFVDTSLAEAEKRDVKGLYAKARRGELKNFTGITSPYEAPENAEVRIDTGRTSAPDAATEIVRYLKSSGRL from the coding sequence ATGACTGCCCAGACCGAAAAGACCCGCTTCATCGAATACACCGGCGGCGACGTCGAGGCCTATCTGCAGGCCCAGGAGCGCAAGGATATGTTGCGTTTCATCACCTGTGGCTCCGTGGATGATGGCAAGTCCACACTCATCGGACGCCTGCTCTATGAATCGAAGATGCTCTTCGAGGATCAGCTCTCCGCCCTTGAAGCGGACTCGAAGAAACTCGGCACGCAGGGCGGCAATCTTGACTTCGCGCTGCTGGTCGATGGCCTTGCCGCCGAACGCGAACAAGGCATCACCATCGACGTGGCCTATCGCGCCTTCACGACAGCCCGCCGCAAGTTCATCGTTGCCGATACGCCGGGACACGAGCAATACACCCGCAACATGGCAACCGGCGCCTCCACCGCCGAACTCGCCATCATCCTCATCGATGCCCGCAAGGGCGTGCTGACCCAGACGCGCCGCCACACCTACATCTGCACCCTGCTCGGCATCCGCAAGCTTGTGGTCTGCGTCAACAAGATGGACCTCGTGAACTACAGCCGCGAGACCTTCGAGACGATTGAGGCCGACTATCGCGCTTTTGCGAAATCCGTCGGCGCGGGCGATATCACCGTGATCCCTGCCTCGGCTCTGGCAGGCGACAACATCATCGAGCGCTCGGCCAGGATGCCATGGTACCAGGGGCCGACACTCATGGCACACCTGGAAACCGTGCCCGTGGGAGAGGACCTGCGTGGCCGTTCCTTCCGCATGCCGGTACAGTGGGTCTCGCGCCCCAACCAGAACTTCCGTGGATTTGCCGGAACGATTGCCGCCGGTACCGTGAAGCCGGGCGATACATTGAAGGTGCTGCCGTCAGGCCGGCAATCGACCGTCACGCGCATCGTGACCGCCGACGGTGATCTCGACACCGGCATACCCGATCAGGCCGTGACGCTGACCCTTGCCGACGAAATCGACGTGAGCCGCGGCGACGTGCTTTGCGCCGCGGGTGATCCCGTGGAAGTCTCAGACCAGTTCGAGGTGCAGGTCCTGTGGATGGGCGACCAGGAAATGCTGCCCGGCCGTCCCTACCTCATCAAGTCCGGCACCAGGACGGTGACGGGAACGCTCGACAAGCTGAAGTACAAGGTCAACGTCAACACCATGGAACACGTGGCGGCAACGAAGCTGTCGCTGAACGAAATTGCCGTGTGTGCGCTGGAACTCGATGGCCCGCTCGCCTTCGCGCCCTATGAGGACAACCGTGCCCTCGGTTCCTTCGTGATCATCGACCGCTTCACCAATGCCACCGTGGGCATGGGGCTCATTCACTTTGCGCTGCGCCGCGCCGCCAACATTCATTGGCAGGCCACCGACGTGAACAAGCTGTCGCGCGCCAGGCTGCTCAAGCAGAAGCCGGCCGTGCTGTGGTTCACCGGCTTGTCGGGGGCCGGAAAATCGACGATCGCCAACCTGGTGGAGAAGAAACTCCACGCCGATGGCCACCTCACCTATCTGCTTGATGGCGACAACGTGCGCCATGGCCTGAACCGCGACCTCGGCTTCACCGACGCGGACCGCGTGGAGAACATCCGCCGCGTGGCGGAAGTCGCCCGACTGATGGCCGACGCGGGGTTGATCGTGCTCGTCTCGTTCATCTCGCCCTTCCGGGCCGAACGCCTGATGGCGCGCGAACGCATCGGCACGGAGGAATTCGTGGAGGTCTTCGTCGACACCAGCCTTGCCGAAGCCGAAAAACGTGACGTGAAGGGTCTCTACGCCAAGGCCCGCCGTGGCGAACTCAAGAACTTCACCGGCATCACCTCGCCTTACGAAGCGCCCGAAAATGCGGAGGTGCGCATTGATACCGGCAGGACCAGTGCCCCTGACGCCGCGACGGAAATCGTCCGCTATCTCAAGTCATCAGGCCGCCTCTAG